Below is a window of Drosophila nasuta strain 15112-1781.00 chromosome X, ASM2355853v1, whole genome shotgun sequence DNA.
gaataaaactaaaatgcaCCATATTCACTTTATGGCCTCACAGACTAAAGAAGCTCGAGGAGGCGCGTCAGCGCAAGAAGCTGGAAATGGAACAGGCCAAGCATCGTCAGCAACAGGAGGTGACCGAGAATCGCTTTCGTCGTGGCCAGCTCAAGGATAGCATGCGTTTCTTTGACGCCGTTCACACCACCATCGAGGCCATCAAGGCTGGAGAACGACACGAGCGCGATTGGGATAAGTTTATGCGATGCAATGGGCTGCCAAATGCGGCAAGTGCCAGCGATTTGCGCAAATACATTCATCAATGGCATGCGGACATCGCCCGGCGCCAGAGCGAGGCACGCAATTGGCTGCTGCGCACCGATGAACGGACACTCCTCACCCAGGATGCCCACGTCTCGGATCTGACACGTGCGTCGCTGCGTCAGCAGCAGGGCAACCTGGGCGATGTCTATGCACAGCGCATTAAGGAAGTTCTAGGTGTAAGTGCATTTTCGCTTAATGGCCACGCTTACACATAACGGCCATACAGAATGAAGAGTTACCCTGATGCTTAGATTCATTCATATCACGCTTAACGGCCACACTTACACCTAACTGCCACACTTATACCTTACGGCTACACAGTATTGATGATTTAATTTCGTCTAAAATGAAACCTGCACCTGAATCCATTCATATCTCGCTTAACAACACCACTTATAATGGccactttaactttaactttgcaCTCATATACtaaattagctaaaatcgAAGCTACAGCAAAATGTCGCTTCACTTAATGTctttcttattacattttttcttgaTGCCGTTAAGGGAGTTAGCGTTTAACTTTCCACACTTATAGCATCTGCGTAAACATTCCACAATTCTCTTGTCTCAATACATTCTTCTAAAATCACAGCGAAAGAATTACAGCAAAATGATTTTGCTCCCTTTAGCGTCTCTCTACTTTTTAGCCGCAATAAGTTGCAGCTAAGTGAGTTGGCGCTTAAATTTTACATCTTACAGATACTCAACGAGCTAGCGTTTATTAAACTTTAACTTCCCACTCTCAAAGAATTAACAGCATAACGTAATACATTCAACTTAACGGCCATTATTGAGGTGTTTAACTTGAACTTTCGATTCTTACACTCAGATACTCAACGAGCTGGACGAGTCGCTGCTGTACACCAAAGAGCGTTCGGCACACATTGCCATTGATTTGGCCAAGTTGAAGACTGAGATGCGTGTGTTTCTCAAACAGCACCTCGACGAGTTCACCCACAAGACAATGTCGCACATTGAACGTGACATGGAGTAAGTTCATCGTGTATGCCTCCCTCTTCTCAATCTTCTCCTCAATCACAATTTCTATTCGCTTTGCAGAATCGATAGGCCTGGCGTCTCGAAGCACATATACAGCTCCGATGTGTTTCAGAGCTTCATCTGGACCTTCTCCAAGGATGCCCAAATGTGCGCAACGAAACCCAATTAATCGCCTAATCGCCTTTAACTAATTTTCCCTTCTTTATGccacacacacccgcacacacacatacggaCACACAACAACAGTGCTGTTAATCCCAAGGCGCGCATTGGCGAACAATCGGCCCACAATGAGATCGATTTTCCCACCATCGAGATGAACATCTCACTGCCACCCACTGTGCGCCTGCAGAGCTCGGCACTGCGTGGTCTTTGGCTCAATTACGACCACTTCAGCGACTATTGCAGCAGCTTCCAGCTGCGCCATGCACGCTCCGAAAATGCCAGTAAGTTTTCCATCACCAAAAACATTTGCTACACACTCGTACTTATCGTACTACTTTAGCTGCTCAACTTGTTTAGCCatcttatttataaaaacaacaacaacaacaacaacgataaaatcaacaacatttttgccatCAAGTTAAAAGCAAACTAAAAACTTTGTATGTgcactttaatgatttttggaaatttcaacattttacaAAGTTTCTAttctgcattttaatttcaacatttgAAGAGGTAGTTTCTATGTTTGGAAAATACATAGTACAAAATTATTCAACCGAtttaacaacttttttatACTATTGCATTAATAAATGAAGCTGCACACATTCAAATAACAACACTCTCAAAACTTATTTCCCTAAAAAGAGTTCACTAAATTAAACAGTTCAACAACAATACGGAATAAttcttgaatttaaaatacaaaggaaaaatattttttggaaAACAACTTACTGCTAGTTATAGgattaacaacaaaagctacctataaaaatgtttaatttaatttaattttacaatagTACGTCATTAaacagttttgctttttgttttgtagaaaaatgatttaatatatttagcTTGCTTTACTTAGATTTTGAATACAGCtgcgaaattaaatatagCATAACTGTTAATATCTCTTCTGCTAAATAAATTTACGATAAAACCaccttattttttttttttgatgtaACAAAGTTAAATTAGGATTATGTAATTCTATATAAAAACTATTGTTTTCCGAATATGTATTACAAGAACCTTTAGTTTTGTGATTACCacgaaaaagttgaaaaattgGTGCTAATTTTAGTTTCGCAGTTGTTTTTGGCATACTTAACCTTTGAATGAGTTACGAATGACGATGCTATTAAATTTCTTCAATTGACTATCTGATGtgttttgtactctatggtacatatattttgaatgtgttagTATACCGAAATATCAAACCTAgcgttcggtatatttttggtattgttgtagaatatgattttattgaaaatagatAGCGGGCAActtagctttctcacttgttaaATTCAAACTTGTTTATCACACTATTAATACAACTCTTAAACTGTCGCTCGCCACATTTGTTCTGTTCTGCTATTCCACAGCGATTCTGCGACAAACGAAGAGGGAGTGGCGCAAACGCAAAGAGATACTCCAATCAATGCTGGACGAGTGCGCACGAGAGATACCATTGTCGGAGCTGGAGCAGCTCACCCAGGAGCAGCACTCGGCGAGCTCGCTGCCGCCCAAGGAGCGCAGCTACGATGTGGACAAACTCTACGCTCAATACGAGGATGAGCTGAACAAGGCGCGGCGTCGAGCCATCGGACCCGAGGCATATGGCATGCTGGAGACGGATGTGAATCTGCGCAAATATCGCATCATTGGCGGCGTCTATTGCATTGATTTCCTCGAGACGCCGCAGCAGGATAAACAGCTCAACGCACGCTCCTTTATACGCACCAGTGTGTGGCAAGCAAGCATGAATGAATGAACTCTGACTGAGCATTGATTGACGCTCTACTCTCATTGCAGTTGCGGCCGCAAACAGTCTGATGCACAAGGAATACTATCAGACCTATCATCCTCCGCCTCCAGTGCTGCCCGGTGTGCGGCGTCTGCCCGAGGAAATTGAGGCCGAGATGCGCATGATTGAGGCGGCGCTGGACAAGCTGGCATTGGTTACTCTCCAGTAAGTACAGAGAAAACTAGTAGCTGAGTTTTGAAAAGACTGTTGTAAGGATCATAGAATAAGTTGATATAAGTGCAGAATAAAAAACAACGCTCTTTAAATAGTGAATCGTATTGAAAACATGCCAAAATTGAATGTGGGAGACTCATTTCCGAATCAAGATTAAATTTCTGCCATGATTACAAATGTTTCTTTGcttgaaattggaaaaatgtcgAAGTTATTGAACCCTCAAcgaaaaatcttaaatcaaacAAGAAAATGTATCtgacaacaattttattttcatgtcAAAACATTTAATGAAGATTGAGATCTTGTTTCAACAACTTTAATAGATTCAAATCTCATTTCGGGCGTTTGTTTTTAAGATCGCAAAATTCTTAAGCTCaagattttcatttcaatttttcgaACTTCGATTTTCACTCTGTGTAAGAAAAGTGTCAggaaaattaaatgttgtatCTTAAAAACGAGTTTTGTTTCAATGTCAAAAGGTTGAATAAAGATTGAAATGTTGTTGAAACAACTTTATTAGATTACAATTTTATGTCGAGCATGTTTTTAAGAACACAAAGCTCTCAAGCTGAAGATTTCTTTTAGTTTTACTCTGCATAAGAAAAGTGTAAGCAAACCCGAGCTATCAATTAATCGATTCTTAAGTTCGTGATCTTGTTTTTGTACTTCTTTATCTGCTAACAAAGTTTAACGAAGTTTGAATTTCGAGTGATGTTTAGATTAAATGTtgttgaaaatgaaatcaagCTTGGctattcaaatgaaatttggcaaGATTTGTAATTCGATGTATTCTTAATTGTCCATTCTCGAATTTAACTGCAGATTGCCTGACTCTGTCATTTGGTTTGAGCCACCCATCGCCTGTCGCTGGGAGACGCATACCGAGACGCTTGAATCGCAGCTGGCGGATGGCGTCAAACCAGCTTCAgttggagcagcagcaaccgatgcagcagcagcagcaagtggcgCTGTGGCAGAGAcaactgccacgcccacagagGCCACACCGCTCTCGACAAACGCACAGCCCAGTCCGCTGAAGAGCTCGCCACGCGGTCCGGCCAAGCTGCGCTCCCAAAAGTCCGATTTGGCTGGCACACAAGGCGGCGCCCAGAAGCTATACGAGATTGGCGACTTTGATCTGCGCGCGATACCCAGCAATGTGGATCTCTATGGGCTGGTGAAGGATTTTGTGGTGCCGCGACTGCCGCAAGGCTTTTGTGTGCGCCTCGAGCAGACGACACCACAATCGAGCAGCGGCCAGCCGCAGCGTCAAGTGATGTTCCTCGCTCGCCAAGCGCACGTGCGACTGGGCAACGTGGCTCAGGtgacagcagccgcagcagcagcagctgcaatggCCACATCACAAAGTGCGGCACAAAGTGATTGCCAGCGTGGCATTGGCGACGAATTCCTGGACACCAATGAACCCGCGGAACTCTTTCCGCCGCTCTGCTTTGACAAGCTGCTCAAGTTTCGCAGCCAAGCGCGTCCGCCGCCGATAACGTCGAGCTCGTGCTACTTGTTCTCGCAGCTGATCGAGGACATGGATCGTCTGTGGCATTTGCAATTGCCACGCGAACAGCAGGAGGAGTTGCTGCAGCAAATCTCCGAGCAACTCTCGCCCAGCGGTTCGCAGCACGACGTCACCGAGGAGCTGCCCGAGGACATGCGTCCGCTGAGCCAGGAGCTCCAAGAGGTGCTCCAGCCAGCGACAGCGGTTGCCGCCTTTGCCTACTACACTGGCATCTCGTTTGTGCGTGACTCGCAGCTGCCTGGACAATCGGAGCCGGAGTCGACATCGAAGTCAGCTGGCAGCCAAGACAGcagcgacgatgacgatgatgatgacgacgatgacagCATTCTGGAGCTGCTCGATGGTGGCGCCGGCAATGATTCTTCGGCGGGTGCCACACTGCAGCAGGGACTCagtcacaacagcaacagcaacaacgatagTTGTGACAGTGAAGCGTACGAATCGAAATAGTTATTTCTATATCCATATCCATCtatattaatatgaat
It encodes the following:
- the LOC132796766 gene encoding dynein axonemal intermediate chain 7 isoform X1, coding for MPPKKKLSKKEKARLEAEQAEMLRIEMEKEKLKKLEEARQRKKLEMEQAKHRQQQEVTENRFRRGQLKDSMRFFDAVHTTIEAIKAGERHERDWDKFMRCNGLPNAASASDLRKYIHQWHADIARRQSEARNWLLRTDERTLLTQDAHVSDLTRASLRQQQGNLGDVYAQRIKEVLGILNELDESLLYTKERSAHIAIDLAKLKTEMRVFLKQHLDEFTHKTMSHIERDMEIDRPGVSKHIYSSDVFQSFIWTFSKDAQIAVNPKARIGEQSAHNEIDFPTIEMNISLPPTVRLQSSALRGLWLNYDHFSDYCSSFQLRHARSENATILRQTKREWRKRKEILQSMLDECAREIPLSELEQLTQEQHSASSLPPKERSYDVDKLYAQYEDELNKARRRAIGPEAYGMLETDVNLRKYRIIGGVYCIDFLETPQQDKQLNARSFIRTIAAANSLMHKEYYQTYHPPPPVLPGVRRLPEEIEAEMRMIEAALDKLALVTLQLPDSVIWFEPPIACRWETHTETLESQLADGVKPASVGAAATDAAAAASGAVAETTATPTEATPLSTNAQPSPLKSSPRGPAKLRSQKSDLAGTQGGAQKLYEIGDFDLRAIPSNVDLYGLVKDFVVPRLPQGFCVRLEQTTPQSSSGQPQRQVMFLARQAHVRLGNVAQVTAAAAAAAAMATSQSAAQSDCQRGIGDEFLDTNEPAELFPPLCFDKLLKFRSQARPPPITSSSCYLFSQLIEDMDRLWHLQLPREQQEELLQQISEQLSPSGSQHDVTEELPEDMRPLSQELQEVLQPATAVAAFAYYTGISFVRDSQLPGQSEPESTSKSAGSQDSSDDDDDDDDDDSILELLDGGAGNDSSAGATLQQGLSHNSNSNNDSCDSEARRQKMSSTAAITQGKWSTRDVHDTKFNEDKLSIQFRTGRLGIFGFALNKYSNMPYQTWDLRPDMKNLGTILFSFTASLISLDMTITEAGYTVNNFQGGSTQGITEMIGKTLSLSELKATLILSAVDIFPDEDAFCYTEGSCEKNYVMEMHTYACISTLALSHNFSWSRWNLLAGSRTAVLLIRELLEGKKVPYYSTLLVTPLKTSIIDCTEVSASFNAVGIAGMEYYADLYQLSQAHAQPVSLEKQRTMSPILRDNVASILKGIRPLSLC
- the LOC132796766 gene encoding uncharacterized protein LOC132796766 isoform X2; its protein translation is MLDECAREIPLSELEQLTQEQHSASSLPPKERSYDVDKLYAQYEDELNKARRRAIGPEAYGMLETDVNLRKYRIIGGVYCIDFLETPQQDKQLNARSFIRTIAAANSLMHKEYYQTYHPPPPVLPGVRRLPEEIEAEMRMIEAALDKLALVTLQLPDSVIWFEPPIACRWETHTETLESQLADGVKPASVGAAATDAAAAASGAVAETTATPTEATPLSTNAQPSPLKSSPRGPAKLRSQKSDLAGTQGGAQKLYEIGDFDLRAIPSNVDLYGLVKDFVVPRLPQGFCVRLEQTTPQSSSGQPQRQVMFLARQAHVRLGNVAQVTAAAAAAAAMATSQSAAQSDCQRGIGDEFLDTNEPAELFPPLCFDKLLKFRSQARPPPITSSSCYLFSQLIEDMDRLWHLQLPREQQEELLQQISEQLSPSGSQHDVTEELPEDMRPLSQELQEVLQPATAVAAFAYYTGISFVRDSQLPGQSEPESTSKSAGSQDSSDDDDDDDDDDSILELLDGGAGNDSSAGATLQQGLSHNSNSNNDSCDSEARRQKMSSTAAITQGKWSTRDVHDTKFNEDKLSIQFRTGRLGIFGFALNKYSNMPYQTWDLRPDMKNLGTILFSFTASLISLDMTITEAGYTVNNFQGGSTQGITEMIGKTLSLSELKATLILSAVDIFPDEDAFCYTEGSCEKNYVMEMHTYACISTLALSHNFSWSRWNLLAGSRTAVLLIRELLEGKKVPYYSTLLVTPLKTSIIDCTEVSASFNAVGIAGMEYYADLYQLSQAHAQPVSLEKQRTMSPILRDNVASILKGIRPLSLC